TTTCTTTTGGAATGTATAACTTAACTAGAAGCGCTACAAAACTACCGCTGTTTATGACTTCTGAGCGAGTAATTCAGGTATTGATATTGACAATTGTTATGTGTTTAATATCTGGGGCGATCGCTATGCGTAAATTAAACTCGGCAGACCCGGCAGATATTTTTTAATCAGTTTTCGACATCAAAACCAGCTTTTGCGACATCAAAACCAGCTTTTGTGACATCAAAACCAGCTTTTGTGACTTCAAAACTAGCTTTTGCGACATCAAAACCAGCTTTTGTGACATCAAAACCAGCTTTTGTGACATCAAAACCAGCTTTTGCGACATCAAAACTAGCTTTTGCGACTCAAAAACTAACTTTTGCGACTCGTAAAACTTTTACTCTTAACAAATTTCAGCAAATCTACTTAATATAGTAGCTTTCAGCTTTTGAACTCTTTCGGCAGTTTGTTGCTAATAATTATGCAAATTTTAAATTACTATCACTCGAAGCAATTGTTTCCCTATGAGTCTGTGATTTCCATTCGTAATATCAATCACTTTTTTGGAAAAAAAAGCTTACGGAAACAAGTTCTATTTAATATCAACCTAGATATTTACCCTGGTGAAATAGTGATTATGACTGGGCCATCTGGTTCAGGAAAAACCACTTTGCTATCCTTGATTGGTGGATTGCGTTCTTGTCAGTACGGTAGTTTAAAAGTTATTGGTCGGGAACTCTGCGGTGCTGAACAAAATCAGTTAATCAAAGTACGGAGACAAATTGGCTATATTTTCCAATCCCATAACCTTTTGAATAGTTTAACAGCCCGGCAAAATGTCGAGATGTCTTTGGAACTGCACGATCGCCTATCCTGGAAAGCAAGACAGGCAAGGGCTGTACGAATGCTAGAAGCAGTAGGATTAGGAAATTACGTTAATTCCTACCCAGAAAATCTGTCTGGTGGTCAAAAGCAACGAGTAGCGATCGCCCGTGCTTTGGTGGCGAATCCTAAAATTATTCTTGCTGATGAACCAACGGCATCACTTGATAAGAAATCAGGGCGAGAGGTGGTGGAACTGATGCAAACTCTTGCGCAAGAGCAAAGCTGTACTATCCTGCTCGTTACCCATGACAGCCGGATTCTGGATATTGCCCCTCGGATTCTTCATATGGAAGACGGTTATTTATTAGTTGATAATAAAGATAACTAGCTATTTACAGTGTTGCTGAAGAAGAGATACAGCTAGTTCAAAACTATTAGGTTGAGTTTGTACTGCGTAAGCTTCTCTTTCTAAATCTTGTCTGTGAACATCGGTATAACGCATAAAAAATGGTCGAGCATAATTGCTAGGCTGAACCTTTAAACCTAAAGTTTTTATCTTCCCTTTTCCTGCACACACTTGTGCAGCATGAACTGCTTCGTGGATTAACGTCTGAGTACCAATGTGTAACTCAAAAACTATGGGATTAATCCAAATTTTTTTATCAGCATCTCTTAATAAACCATAAGCCCCTCGTTTTGGTGGTAGCTGAATTATTACCTGAAATCCAAATTTTTCTAACTGACTTTTTAAATCTAGAAATTTTCGGTCAGGATTGGGTGCTTGGGAAACTAATAATAAAGAATTTAAGATCAAAAATTTTATCATTAAATTTTATAATACCTTGCCCAGAAAGCTAATCTTGGGGCAAAAATTTGTACTAATGTGACTAATATTACTCTAGCAGTCAATATCAGCAGGATAACTGCTCGCTACCCAGTGCAATAGTTAGCGCTAGGATGACTATGTATTTTTTGAAAGTATAAATATGGTGCAAATTTTTTACGTAAATCCAGGGACAGGCAGTGATACCAATTCTGGTAGCGAACAAACTCCATTCAAAACGATTACGCAAGCCTTAAAGGTAGCTACACTCGGCACTAAAATTCAACTGGCACAAGGAAATTATAATGCTGCCAGTGGTGAAACTTTTCCCCTAACAGTTCCATCTGGGGTGACAGTGGTAGGTAATGAAGCCAACAAAGGCAGCGGCATTTTGATTGAAGGAACTGGTAACTACCTGAGTCGTACTTTTGCTGGTCAAAACGTCACCTTCGTGCTGCTGACTAGCGCCGAACTCCGGGGAGTAACTGTAACAAATCTAGCTAGCCGTGGTAGTGGAGTCTGGGTAGAATCAACTGCCCCTACCATTGCTAATTGCACCTTCACGCAATGCAAACGTGAGGGCGTATTTGCTACAGGTGACGCTAACCCAGTTATTTCAGGTAATGTATTTAGTGAGAATGCAGCTAATGGGATTGCGATCGCGAAAAATTCCAAAGGTCAAATTCAGGGTAACACCTACGTTAAAACAGGTTTTGGGATTGCCATCAGCGA
This region of Nostoc sp. UHCC 0302 genomic DNA includes:
- a CDS encoding DevA family ABC transporter ATP-binding protein, with the translated sequence MQILNYYHSKQLFPYESVISIRNINHFFGKKSLRKQVLFNINLDIYPGEIVIMTGPSGSGKTTLLSLIGGLRSCQYGSLKVIGRELCGAEQNQLIKVRRQIGYIFQSHNLLNSLTARQNVEMSLELHDRLSWKARQARAVRMLEAVGLGNYVNSYPENLSGGQKQRVAIARALVANPKIILADEPTASLDKKSGREVVELMQTLAQEQSCTILLVTHDSRILDIAPRILHMEDGYLLVDNKDN